One segment of bacterium DNA contains the following:
- the gcvH gene encoding glycine cleavage system protein GcvH, producing MENKGLLYTKEHEWVKIEGKVGLVGITDYAQNSLGDIVFVDLPPVGRKVKQFETCGTIESIKVASDIFSPISGKIIEVNENLKETPEIINKAPYESWLFKIEVEDEKEKENLMNEVEYQQYIKNL from the coding sequence ATGGAAAATAAGGGACTATTATATACAAAAGAACATGAGTGGGTAAAAATTGAAGGCAAAGTTGGACTTGTAGGAATTACTGATTATGCTCAAAATTCATTAGGAGATATTGTTTTTGTTGATTTACCACCTGTTGGAAGAAAAGTTAAACAATTTGAGACATGTGGGACCATAGAATCAATAAAGGTTGCCTCTGACATTTTTTCTCCTATTTCGGGTAAAATTATAGAAGTTAATGAAAATTTAAAAGAAACACCAGAAATTATCAATAAAGCACCTTATGAAAGTTGGCTGTTTAAAATAGAAGTTGAAGATGAAAAAGAGAAAGAAAATTTAATGAATGAAGTTGAATATCAGCAGTATATAAAAAACTTATAA